One part of the Dioscorea cayenensis subsp. rotundata cultivar TDr96_F1 chromosome 2, TDr96_F1_v2_PseudoChromosome.rev07_lg8_w22 25.fasta, whole genome shotgun sequence genome encodes these proteins:
- the LOC120270100 gene encoding LOW QUALITY PROTEIN: beta-glucuronosyltransferase GlcAT14A-like (The sequence of the model RefSeq protein was modified relative to this genomic sequence to represent the inferred CDS: deleted 1 base in 1 codon) → MQPIAAAQHHLPAKDPRLNLYGPILLLLAAILLLLSLSFSSSPSPSPSRSNPLPISSSPPPPSLAYLLSGSDGDASRLLRLLHAVYHPRNLYVLHLDLAASRDQRLRLARSVQSVPTFRRHGNVHVIGRPGRADPRGSSTIAVVLHGAALLLRISDGWSWFLNLHASDYPLVSQDDLLHVFSVLPEDLNFVQHTSNLTWRETHRLKPIIVDPGLHLSSKADVFYTSEKRQLPNAFRVFTGSASVILSRKFIEHCILGTDNLPRTLLMYYANTPSSHRNYFQTVLCNSPAFNRTIVNHHLHYEIWDTPPKRDPRMLNLKDYENMTQSGAAFATQIPKDDPVLKRIDEEVLNRAPGRITPGGWCLGIGDTDPCSVSGNSDIVRPSLRAVNLTKTIEVLLSDGKFLSNQCIWE, encoded by the exons ATGCAGCCGATCGCCGCCGCCCAGCACCACCTTCCGGCGAAGGACCCCCGTCTCAACCTCTACGGCCCTATCCTCCTCCTTCTCGCcgccatcctcctcctcctctccctctccttctcctcctcccctTCTCCCTCTCCATCCCGATCCAATCCTCTCCCAAtctcctcctctcctcctcccCCTTCCTTGGCCTACCTCCTCTCCGGCTCCGACGGTGACGCATCCCGTCTCCTTCGCCTTCTCCACGCCGTATACCACCCCAGGAACCTCTACGTCCTCCACCTCGACCTCGCCGCTTCGCGGGACCAGCGCCTTCGCCTTGCTCGCTCCGTTCAATCCGTCCCCACCTTTCGCCGTCATGGCAATGTCCATGTCATTGGCCGCCCTGGCCGCGCTGATCCCCGTGGTTCCTCCACTATCGCTGTCGTCCTTCACGGCGCCGCGCTTCTCCTCCGGATCTCGGATGGGTGGAGCTGGTTTCTCAATCTTCATGCCTCTGACTACCCTCTCGTCTCTCAGGATG ATCTTCTTCATGTTTTCTCTGTCCTGCCGGAAGATCTAAATTTTGTTCAGCACACCAGTAACCTTACTTGGCGAGA AACTCATCGATTGAAGCCAATTATTGTGGATCCTGGTCTTCATCTTTCATCAAAGGCGGATGTGTTTTATACTTCAGAGAAGCGGCAGTTACCAAATGCCTTCAGAGTATTCACAG GTTCCGCATCAGTAATTCTCAGTCGAAAATTTATAGAGCACTGCATCTTGGGTACTGATAATTTGCCGAGAACCCTTCTTATGTACTATGCAAACACACCTTCATCACACAGGAACTATTTCCAGACGGTCCTCTGCAACTCCCCTGCATTCAACAGGACGATTGTGAACCACCACCTACATTATGAAATATGGGATACACCGCCGAAAAGGGACCCGAGGATGTTGAACTTG AAAGACTATGAGAATATGACACAGAGTGGTGCAGCCTTTGCCACACAAATTCCAAAAGATGATCCGGTTCTCAAACGAATTGATGAGGAGGTTCTAAATCGTGCACCCGGTCGGATAACACCGGGAGGCTGGTGTTTAGGTATTGGTGACACTGATCCATGCTCGGTTTCAGGAAATTCAGATATCGTGAGACCCAGTTTAAGAGCGGTGAACCTTACGAAAACTATTGAAGTTCTACTTTCTGATGGAAAATTTCTTTCTAATCAATGTATATGGGAATGA